From the genome of Ziziphus jujuba cultivar Dongzao chromosome 6, ASM3175591v1, one region includes:
- the LOC107430596 gene encoding zinc finger CCCH domain-containing protein 56 isoform X1, whose protein sequence is MDYGRDGGFSSGNVVQIMTGSGGENWGGGDQVVWATEDDYRVWNNGDASGDAFSNSSYEQRQSQTRSGSEPPNKKSKNSQDVTSSNRSKAIGKMFFKTKLCCKFRAGTCPYITNCNFAHSIEELRRPPPNWQEIVAAHEEDKAVSSEPREEFQIPSIGSSNFAVETQRSYKGRHCKKFYTEEGCPYGDNCTFLHDEQSKNRESVAISLGPGGYGGAAAAASGGTNNKPSNWKTRICNKWELTGYCPFGSKCHFAHGVADAFPICHCLSFIRIIGSRKSHGKKLHRYGGGLVDNEVRDSSVSSDNKQVGVPSKTPADTVVSSVPSVPHPDVYHIGVPSQRSSVVIQRPGQRTHQKWKGPDKISRIYGDWIDDIE, encoded by the exons ATGGATTACGGTAGAGATGGTGGGTTTTCAAGTGGAAACGTGGTTCAGATAATGACTGGAAGTGGTGGAGAAAATTGGGGAGGTGGTGACCAAGTGGTTTGGGCTACAGAGGATGATTACAGAGTTTGGAACAACGGTGATGCATCAGGGGATGCTTTTTCAAATTCGAGCTATGAACAAAGGCAATCCCAAACTCGGTCTGGTAGTGAACCTCCAAACAAGAAATCTAAGAATTCCCAAGATGTAACTTCCTCCAACAGGTCCAaagctattgggaaaatgttcTTCAAGACCAAACTTTGCTGCAAATTCCGTGCTGGGACTTGCCCATATATCACAAATTGCAACTTTGCTCATAGCATAGAAGAGCTCCGGAGACCGCCTCCTAATTGGCAGGAAATTGTGGCTGCTCATGAGGAAGATAAGGCAGTGTCATCGGAGCCAAGGGAAGAGTTTCAGATTCCATCAATTGGGTCTTCGAATTTCGCTGTGGAGACTCAGAGGTCATATAAAGGGAGGCATTGCAAGAAGTTTTATACTGAGGAAGGTTGTCCCTATGGGGACAATTGCACTTTTCTTCATGATGAGCAATCCAAAAATAGGGAGAGTGTGGCTATAAGTTTAGGTCCCGGAGGGTATGGCGGCGCCGCCGCAGCAGCGAGTGGAGGAACGAATAACAAGCCGTCAAACTGGAAAACAAGGATTTGCAATAAGTGGGAGTTGACAGGGTATTGCCCATTTGGAAGCAAATGCCATTTTGCTCATGGTGTGGCAG ACGCATTCCCTATATGTCATTGTCTCTCTTTCATAAGGATTATTGGCAGCAGGAAATCTCATGGCAAGA AGTTGCACCGGTATGGCGGTGGGCTTGTGGATAATGAAGTTAGAGATTCTTCTGTTTCTTCAGACAACAAGCAGGTTGGGGTGCCGTCAAAAACTCCAGCAGATACTGTGGTCTCATCAGTCCCTTCAGTACCTCATCCTGATGTTTACCATATTGGAGTTCCATCACAAAGGTCATCTGTTGTAATTCAGCGGCCAGGGCAGAGAACTCATCAGAAATGGAAGGGTCCGGATAAAATCAGTCGGATATACGGTGACTGGATTGATGATATTGAATAG
- the LOC107430549 gene encoding cinnamoyl-CoA reductase-like SNL6 yields the protein MAPASLDHSSNTVCVMDASGHLGSCLVERLLQRGYTVHAAVQSHGELRLEGLACEKKELKIFQSDPFDYQSIIGALRGCTGLFYTFEPPQDQPTYDEFMAEVEVRAAHNVLEACAQTETIDKVVFTSSITAVVWSRNNPNSSSSDLDERHWSDVNFCRNFKLWHGLSKTTAEKTAWALAMDRGVNMVCINAGLPLDPDLSIEHPYLKGAAEMYEDGTFVTVDLDFLVDAHICVFEDVSSYGRYLCFNHVINRPEDALNLARKLKPSAPSHPQSYEQDKKIIQQKISNKKLNKLMVDFESGPTME from the exons ATGGCTCCAGCTTCTTTAGACCATTCCTCCAATACAGTATGTGTAATGGATGCCTCAGGTCACTTGGGCTCGTGCCTTGTTGAGCGTCTGCTTCAAAGAGGCTATACAGTTCATGCTGCAGTTCAAAGCCATG GTGAACTGAGATTGGAAGGACTTGCTTGTGAAAAGAAGGAGTTGAAGATTTTCCAATCTGACCCATTTGACTATCAGAGCATAATTGGTGCTTTGAGAGGTTGCACTGGCTTGTTTTATACCTTTGAGCCTCCCCAGGATCAACCCACTTATGAC GAATTTATGGCAGAAGTGGAGGTAAGGGCTGCACATAACGTGCTTGAAGCTTGTGCTCAAACAGAGACAATTGACAAAGTAGTTTTCACTTCCTCCATCACTGCCGTTGTTTGGTCGAGAAACAATCCAAACTCTTCTTCTTCTGATTTGGATGAAAGACACTGGAGTGATGTCAATTTTTGTCGCAATTTCAag TTATGGCATGGCCTATCAAAGACGACAGCGGAAAAGACCGCGTGGGCCTTGGCAATGGACAGGGGTGTCAATATGGTGTGTATCAATGCGGGCCTACCGCTTGACCCTGATTTGTCCATCGAGCACCCTTATCTGAAAGGAGCGGCTGAGATGTACGAAGATGGCACATTCGTGACCGTCGATCTCGATTTCTTGGTGGATGCCCACATCTGTGTTTTTGAAGATGTCTCATCCTACGGTCGATATCTTTGCTTCAACCACGTCATCAATCGTCCTGAGGATGCTTTGAATCTTGCTCGCAAGTTGAAGCCCTCAGCGCCTTCACACCCTCAAAG CTATGAGCAGGATAAGAAGATCATCCAACAAAAAATCAGCAACAAGAAATTGAACAAGTTGATGGTCGATTTTGAGAGTGGACCCACAATGGAATGA
- the LOC107430544 gene encoding uncharacterized protein LOC107430544: MSTGQSNPQGLVICVNDSIHSFLNSASRDPQLPQELKQIASELSSKPNVPYKFLRAIWFASNVSARPKLIQLLAGSDFVLPSPKPREKSEELKARLSKLVDMVERREYQELVKDITPKKNDSEPFSTYREQLGLGLQVALAMFTGYLAGYYAFRALFGPNVALNAAGGILGLIGGLLVESLLFIIRASSQDFRSTKPIAKQKKKDQ; this comes from the exons ATGAGCACCGGCCAGTCAAACCCACAGGGACTCGTAATCTGTGTCAATGATTCGATCCATTCATTCCTCAACTCGGCTTCAAGGGACCCACAACTCCCTCAGGAGCTGAAGCAAATCGCTTCCGAGCTCTCTTCCAAACCCAATGTCCCTTACAAGTTCCTCCGCGCTATCTGGTTCGCCTCTAATGTCTCCGCCCGACCCAAATTGATCCAACTCCTTGCCGGGTCGGATTTCGTCCTCCCTAGCCCCAAACCCAGAGAAAag AGCGAAGAGTTGAAGGCTAGGTTGAGCAAGCTAGTAGATATGGTGGAGAGGAGAGAATATCAGGAACTTGTGAAGGACATAACACCTAAGAAGAATGATAGCGAGCCATTCTCTACTTATAGAGAACAGCTGGGATTGG GTTTACAAGTTGCACTGGCAATGTTTACTGGCTATTTGGCTGGGTATTACGCATTCAGAGCACTATTTGGCCCAAATGTTGCCTTG AATGCTGCTGGTGGAATTTTAGGATTGATTGGTGGCTTGTTGGTAGAATCACTTCTGTTCATAATCAGAGCTTCCAGTCAAGATTTTAGATCAACTAAGCCCATTGCcaagcagaagaagaaggatcAGTAG
- the LOC107430596 gene encoding zinc finger CCCH domain-containing protein 12 isoform X2, whose amino-acid sequence MDYGRDGGFSSGNVVQIMTGSGGENWGGGDQVVWATEDDYRVWNNGDASGDAFSNSSYEQRQSQTRSGSEPPNKKSKNSQDVTSSNRSKAIGKMFFKTKLCCKFRAGTCPYITNCNFAHSIEELRRPPPNWQEIVAAHEEDKAVSSEPREEFQIPSIGSSNFAVETQRSYKGRHCKKFYTEEGCPYGDNCTFLHDEQSKNRESVAISLGPGGYGGAAAAASGGTNNKPSNWKTRICNKWELTGYCPFGSKCHFAHGVAELHRYGGGLVDNEVRDSSVSSDNKQVGVPSKTPADTVVSSVPSVPHPDVYHIGVPSQRSSVVIQRPGQRTHQKWKGPDKISRIYGDWIDDIE is encoded by the exons ATGGATTACGGTAGAGATGGTGGGTTTTCAAGTGGAAACGTGGTTCAGATAATGACTGGAAGTGGTGGAGAAAATTGGGGAGGTGGTGACCAAGTGGTTTGGGCTACAGAGGATGATTACAGAGTTTGGAACAACGGTGATGCATCAGGGGATGCTTTTTCAAATTCGAGCTATGAACAAAGGCAATCCCAAACTCGGTCTGGTAGTGAACCTCCAAACAAGAAATCTAAGAATTCCCAAGATGTAACTTCCTCCAACAGGTCCAaagctattgggaaaatgttcTTCAAGACCAAACTTTGCTGCAAATTCCGTGCTGGGACTTGCCCATATATCACAAATTGCAACTTTGCTCATAGCATAGAAGAGCTCCGGAGACCGCCTCCTAATTGGCAGGAAATTGTGGCTGCTCATGAGGAAGATAAGGCAGTGTCATCGGAGCCAAGGGAAGAGTTTCAGATTCCATCAATTGGGTCTTCGAATTTCGCTGTGGAGACTCAGAGGTCATATAAAGGGAGGCATTGCAAGAAGTTTTATACTGAGGAAGGTTGTCCCTATGGGGACAATTGCACTTTTCTTCATGATGAGCAATCCAAAAATAGGGAGAGTGTGGCTATAAGTTTAGGTCCCGGAGGGTATGGCGGCGCCGCCGCAGCAGCGAGTGGAGGAACGAATAACAAGCCGTCAAACTGGAAAACAAGGATTTGCAATAAGTGGGAGTTGACAGGGTATTGCCCATTTGGAAGCAAATGCCATTTTGCTCATGGTGTGGCAG AGTTGCACCGGTATGGCGGTGGGCTTGTGGATAATGAAGTTAGAGATTCTTCTGTTTCTTCAGACAACAAGCAGGTTGGGGTGCCGTCAAAAACTCCAGCAGATACTGTGGTCTCATCAGTCCCTTCAGTACCTCATCCTGATGTTTACCATATTGGAGTTCCATCACAAAGGTCATCTGTTGTAATTCAGCGGCCAGGGCAGAGAACTCATCAGAAATGGAAGGGTCCGGATAAAATCAGTCGGATATACGGTGACTGGATTGATGATATTGAATAG
- the LOC107430602 gene encoding uncharacterized protein LOC107430602 codes for MAPRTSKSGVSKKESEIAITMEAITRIIQELANAPQAQQSRSIRQSIAFDKFYRLQPPAFLGGTDPLVAEEWILEMEKRFEYFECGEEDKVHCATFMLRKDAWLWWLFTRRTMNVHENPIGWEQFKNLFLDSYFPETLRNDKRREFIQLEQGDLTLVEYEREFEQLSRFAPHLVDTDEKKIERFKQGLRPELGIHLAAFKLNTYSEVVKRAQIAAYYEEMHEADESTDQQSNYESHWQLEGNGKRGFERNEDNSGSFYSDNKKARVCGGSVENHVGYCSERSYACYFCGVKGHKVRECPVKNGRST; via the coding sequence ATGGCTCCACGTACTAGCAAGAGTGGTGTTAGCAAAAAAGAGAGCGAAATAGCCATAACTATGGAAGCAATCACTAGGATAATACAAGAATTGGCAAATGCTCCTCAGGCACAACAGTCACGATCTATTAGACAATCCATTGCATTTGACAAGTTCTATAGATTGCAACCTCCAGCCTTCCTAGGGGGCACTGATCCATTGGTAGCTGAAGAATGGATTTTAGAGATGGAGAAGAGATTCGAATACTTTGAGTGCGGTGAAGAGGATAAAGTACATTGTGCAACTTTCATGTTGAGAAAGGATGCTTGGTTGTGGTGGCTTTTTACTCGACGTACCATGAATGTTCATGAAAACCCCATAGGATGGGAACAGTTTAAGAACTTGTTTCTGGACAGCTACTTTCCTGAAACCTTACGAAATGATAAACGTAGAGAATTTATTCAATTGGAGCAGGGTGATTTAACATTGGTCGAGTACGAAAGAGAATTCGAACAACTTTCACGTTTTGCTCCTCATTTGGTAGACACGGATGAGAAGAAAATTGAACGTTTCAAACAAGGTTTGAGGCCAGAGTTGGGGATACATTTAGCCGCCTTCAAGCTAAACACCTACAGTGAAGTTGTTAAAAGGGCTCAGATAGCAGCATATTATGAGGAAATGCATGAGGCAGACGAATCCACTGATCAGCAGAGCAATTATGAATCCCATTGGCAGTTGGAAGGAAACGGAAAGAGGGGCTTTGAACGCAATGAGGATAACTCGGGGAGCTTTTATTCTGATAACAAGAAAGCCAGAGTATGTGGTGGATCAGTAGAGAATCATGTTGGATATTGTAGTGAAAGATCATATGCATGTTATTTTTGCGGGGTAAAGGGACATAAAGTTAGGGAATGCCCTGTGAAGAATGGGAGGAGTACTTGA
- the LOC107430603 gene encoding uncharacterized protein LOC107430603 — translation MKSLLIRAGSVPVQSPHVCGSPRVCLSRSNSLSGVFSSENSSVFRPKASLHFDVNCRGDKGIRRVCSENDVIRSVNEFSGGSFSCFPARIPEEEYVSEGGDDDDNGGISSLLRRSASFSGVRPECGIPLEEHGFSGGGFGEGGKSAGGDGGGDDYGFSSLSGGNSDRSKIGDYYQKMLKKNPSDSLLLRNYGKFLQEVEKDTEGAEEYYSRAILANPGDGELLSLYGKLIWDTERDEDRAKSYFDQAVHASPDDCMVLGSYAHFMWEADEDDDDTEEINKKTEMSPSRALVPAF, via the exons ATGAAATCCCTTCTCATCCGAGCCGGTTCTGTCCCGGTTCAGTCACCGCACGTCTGCGGTTCGCCCAGAGTGTGCCTCTCTAGGAGTAATTCACTTTCCGGCGTCTTCTCCAGCGAGAATAGCAGCGTTTTCCGACCGAAGGCTTCGCTTCATTTCGACGTCAATTGCAGGGGAGATAAAGGTATCCGGAGAGTGTGCTCGGAGAACGACGTGATCCGATCGGTGAATGAATTCTCCGGCGGGTCATTTAGTTGTTTTCCGGCTAGGATTCCGGAGGAAGAGTACGTTTCAGAAGGTGGAGACGATGATGATAATGGTGGAATATCTTCGTTGTTGAGAAGAAGTGCTAGTTTCAGTGGAGTTAGGCCGGAATGCGGAATTCCACTGGAGGAGCACGGGTTTTCCGGTGGAGGTTTTGGAGAAGGAGGCAAATCCGCTGGCGGCGACGGCGGCGGCGATGACTATGGATTTAGTAGTTTGAGTGGCGGAAACAGCGATAGAAGCAAGATCGGAGATTATTACCAGAAAATGTTGAAGAAAAATCCAAGCGATTCTCTTCTACTGAGAAACTACGGCAAGTTCTTGCAAGAG gtagagaaAGATACAGAGGGAGCAGAAGAGTATTACAGCAGAGCCATACTGGCAAATCCTGGAGATGGAGAATTGCTTTCACTGTATGGTAAACTAATTTGGGACACAGAGAGAGACGAAGACCGAGCCAAGTCTTACTTCGATCAGGCCGTTCATGCCTCTCCTGACGACTG CATGGTTTTGGGATCGTATGCACATTTCATGTGGGAAGCAGACGAAGACGACGATGACACCgaagaaattaacaaaaagaCTGAAATGTCGCCGTCACGTGCCCTTGTACCTGCGTTTTGA